One part of the Treponema sp. OMZ 787 genome encodes these proteins:
- a CDS encoding ATP-binding protein, with translation MDFSRKLPIGVQSFKVLRNDNYLYVDKTEYVYKLASTGRVYFLSRPRRFGKSLFLSTLEAYFLGQKELFKGLAIEKLEEAEKGKREIWQEYPVFYLDFNVGKYDCVEALNENLHLFLKEKEAEYNLEPEEMSYAKRFSALLKRAYEKTGKQVVVLIDEYDKPLLYSMENQPLNDEYRAVLKSFYSVLKSADQYIRLAFLTGVTKFSKVSIFSDLNNLNDISLKPQFSGICGITHTELLKTFEPEIRNLAEANELSYEDCIKTLQQKYDGYCFVPETERMYNPFSLLNVFDGNRFDYYWFATGTPTFLVNSLKRSDYHIPNLDGNVEMTSAGLSDYRAEAGSEIPVLFQAGYLTIKGYDKLLQLYRLGFPNDEVRYGFLYNLFPNYCNVVYAEGPFCIAQFYRDIIAGRVEEFMQRLKSIMASLPYDTVKKESGESIALREHNFQVCVYLVFALLGQFIELETPVSNGRTDAVIKTDSSIYIFEFKLKEDAAAALKQIKEKNYAERFKAENKKIVLIGVSFDAEEKTVGEWIIEDV, from the coding sequence ATGGATTTTAGTAGAAAACTGCCGATAGGCGTACAGAGTTTTAAGGTACTTCGTAATGATAATTATCTCTATGTTGACAAGACTGAATATGTTTATAAGTTAGCTTCTACAGGACGCGTTTATTTTTTAAGCCGTCCTCGGCGGTTTGGAAAGAGCCTTTTTCTTTCGACATTAGAAGCCTATTTTTTAGGCCAAAAAGAATTGTTTAAGGGCCTCGCAATCGAAAAACTTGAAGAGGCCGAAAAGGGTAAAAGAGAAATTTGGCAGGAGTATCCCGTTTTTTACTTGGACTTTAATGTCGGAAAATATGACTGTGTTGAAGCTCTAAATGAAAACCTGCATTTATTTTTAAAAGAAAAGGAGGCGGAATATAATTTAGAGCCTGAAGAGATGTCCTATGCAAAAAGGTTTTCTGCTTTATTAAAAAGAGCTTATGAAAAAACAGGAAAACAGGTAGTTGTACTGATAGACGAGTATGATAAGCCTCTTTTATACTCTATGGAAAATCAGCCATTGAATGACGAGTATCGTGCCGTCTTAAAATCCTTTTACTCGGTTTTAAAAAGTGCCGACCAATATATACGCCTTGCATTTTTAACGGGTGTGACAAAATTCAGCAAGGTAAGCATATTCAGCGATTTAAACAACTTAAACGATATAAGCTTAAAACCCCAATTTTCAGGTATCTGCGGAATTACTCATACGGAGCTGCTAAAAACATTTGAACCCGAAATAAGGAACTTAGCCGAAGCAAATGAGCTAAGCTATGAGGACTGTATCAAAACCTTACAGCAAAAATATGACGGCTATTGCTTTGTGCCTGAAACGGAAAGAATGTACAATCCATTCAGCTTACTCAATGTTTTTGACGGAAACAGGTTTGACTATTATTGGTTTGCGACGGGAACTCCCACATTTTTGGTAAATTCTTTAAAGCGGAGCGATTATCACATTCCCAACCTTGATGGGAATGTAGAGATGACATCGGCCGGTTTATCCGATTACAGGGCTGAGGCGGGTTCGGAAATACCCGTATTGTTTCAGGCAGGCTATTTAACGATAAAGGGCTATGATAAGCTCTTGCAGCTTTACAGGCTCGGCTTCCCGAATGACGAGGTTCGTTACGGCTTTTTGTATAATCTTTTCCCGAACTATTGTAATGTGGTTTATGCGGAAGGGCCGTTTTGCATAGCTCAATTTTATCGGGATATAATCGCGGGCCGGGTAGAGGAGTTTATGCAAAGGCTAAAGTCGATAATGGCAAGCCTCCCCTATGATACCGTAAAAAAAGAAAGTGGTGAAAGCATAGCTTTGAGGGAGCATAATTTTCAGGTCTGCGTATACTTGGTCTTTGCTCTTTTAGGACAGTTTATCGAGCTTGAAACTCCTGTTTCCAATGGAAGAACGGATGCCGTAATAAAAACGGACTCAAGCATTTACATCTTTGAGTTTAAACTAAAAGAAGATGCAGCTGCCGCCTTAAAACAAATCAAAGAAAAAAACTATGCCGAAAGATTCAAGGCAGAAAACAAAAAAATCGTGCTAATCGGTGTCAGCTTTGATGCGGAAGAAAAGACCGTCGGGGAGTGGATTATTGAAGATGTATAG